The proteins below are encoded in one region of Cytobacillus sp. IB215665:
- a CDS encoding MotE family protein, translating into MATNSTKKKSNWFQRLLLFFVIPFTLLLTITLIVLTLLGVNVFQTAKQYTEQILFMPTTASTEQQQEESREQIIDLQEIIDNQKAEIANLTNKISEIQQEVEGLEDENSNYKYQLEMKEEAEMDAEKSLKDIVKTYETMSAKSAAAVLSEMQEVDAFPILATMKSDERAAIFAKMDPETAAKFTKLLTYGSSDVSSTADIAE; encoded by the coding sequence ATGGCTACAAATTCTACAAAAAAAAAATCTAATTGGTTCCAACGGCTTCTTCTGTTTTTTGTAATCCCGTTCACCTTATTGTTAACCATTACACTCATCGTTCTTACATTGTTAGGAGTAAACGTCTTTCAAACTGCGAAACAATATACTGAACAAATTCTTTTCATGCCAACTACTGCTAGCACTGAACAGCAGCAAGAAGAATCACGAGAACAAATAATAGATTTACAGGAAATTATAGATAATCAAAAGGCTGAAATAGCTAATTTAACTAATAAAATTTCCGAAATACAACAAGAAGTTGAAGGTTTAGAAGATGAAAATAGCAATTATAAATATCAGCTAGAAATGAAGGAAGAAGCCGAGATGGATGCAGAGAAATCTTTGAAGGATATCGTGAAAACATATGAAACGATGTCGGCAAAAAGTGCAGCTGCAGTTTTATCTGAAATGCAAGAGGTAGATGCATTCCCAATTTTAGCTACTATGAAAAGTGATGAACGTGCTGCTATTTTTGCAAAAATGGACCCAGAGACCGCTGCTAAATTTACGAAGCTATTAACATATGGGAGTAGTGATGTTTCTAGTACAGCTGATATTGCTGAATAA
- the fliJ gene encoding flagellar export protein FliJ — protein sequence MKYTYKFHHILSIKEHEKDSTLTEYNSAVQRFEEVGNKLYELLKQKEDSQAKQITKISSGLSIQDIRHHQQLISHIDKSINIYQNLVAEARLQMQMKEKKLIEANIEMKKYEKMKEKDYENFLLTNKAIENNLMNEISMQQFLKAQVNG from the coding sequence ATGAAATATACTTATAAATTTCATCACATCTTATCAATTAAGGAACACGAAAAAGATTCAACTTTAACAGAATATAACAGTGCTGTTCAACGTTTCGAAGAAGTAGGAAATAAATTGTACGAACTATTGAAGCAAAAGGAAGATTCTCAGGCAAAACAAATAACAAAAATATCTTCCGGATTGTCTATCCAAGATATTCGACATCATCAACAACTCATTTCACATATTGATAAATCAATTAATATATATCAAAATTTAGTCGCTGAAGCGCGGCTACAAATGCAGATGAAAGAGAAAAAGCTTATTGAAGCAAATATCGAAATGAAAAAATATGAAAAAATGAAAGAAAAGGATTATGAAAACTTCCTTTTAACAAATAAAGCAATTGAAAATAATCTAATGAATGAAATTTCAATGCAGCAATTTCTAAAAGCGCAGGTGAACGGATAA
- the fliI gene encoding flagellar protein export ATPase FliI has product MTEIHSIDSYKRYGKVTRVVGLMIESKGPESSIGDVCYIYVDSNKSNKIMAEVVGFRDEFVVLMPYTNVNSISSGSIVEATKKPLQIKVGSALIGKVLNSLGHPLNGDELPKGLSTIKAEQQPPNPMDRPPIAEEMAVGVKVIDGLLTVGKGQRVGIFAGSGVGKSTLMGMIARNTSADINIIALIGERGREVREFIERDLGAEGLKRSIVIVATSDQPALMRIKGAYTATAIAEYFRDQGLDVNLMMDSVTRVAMAQREVGLAIGEPPTTKGYTPSVFAILPKLLERTGTNNLGTITSFYSVLVDGDDMNEPIADAVRGILDGHFVLDRNLANKGQFPAINILKSVSRVMNQIVHSEHRLAAEQFRELLSTYINSEDIINIGAYKRGSSKEIDNAISFYPKLIQYLKQNTSDKISSQESVTSLLRLIEKGE; this is encoded by the coding sequence ATGACTGAAATTCATTCTATAGATTCATATAAACGGTACGGAAAAGTAACGAGAGTTGTCGGTTTAATGATTGAATCAAAAGGTCCTGAAAGCTCAATAGGAGACGTTTGTTACATATACGTAGATTCAAACAAGAGCAATAAAATTATGGCTGAGGTCGTTGGATTTAGAGATGAATTTGTCGTGCTAATGCCATATACGAACGTCAACAGCATATCATCAGGCAGCATCGTGGAAGCAACGAAGAAGCCTTTACAAATTAAAGTTGGCTCAGCATTAATAGGAAAAGTCCTTAATTCGCTAGGACATCCGTTAAATGGTGATGAATTACCAAAGGGCTTGTCCACAATAAAAGCTGAGCAACAGCCACCAAATCCAATGGATCGCCCTCCAATTGCGGAGGAAATGGCAGTAGGTGTAAAGGTCATAGATGGCTTACTAACTGTAGGAAAAGGGCAGCGCGTTGGTATTTTTGCAGGGTCTGGAGTTGGTAAAAGTACTTTAATGGGCATGATCGCGCGAAACACGAGTGCAGATATAAACATCATTGCACTTATAGGAGAGCGCGGTAGAGAGGTCCGTGAATTTATTGAGCGAGATCTAGGAGCTGAAGGCTTGAAGCGTTCTATCGTCATCGTAGCAACCTCAGACCAGCCTGCTTTGATGAGAATAAAAGGAGCGTATACAGCAACAGCAATCGCTGAGTATTTTCGAGATCAAGGTCTTGATGTCAACCTTATGATGGATTCAGTTACCCGTGTTGCGATGGCACAACGAGAAGTTGGATTAGCTATCGGTGAACCACCTACTACGAAAGGGTATACGCCATCAGTTTTTGCGATATTGCCAAAATTGTTAGAGAGAACAGGGACAAATAACTTAGGTACGATCACATCCTTTTATTCTGTTCTAGTTGACGGTGATGATATGAATGAACCTATCGCAGATGCAGTAAGAGGGATTTTAGACGGTCACTTCGTCTTAGATCGTAATCTCGCAAATAAAGGTCAGTTTCCTGCAATCAATATTCTAAAAAGTGTAAGTCGAGTCATGAACCAAATCGTACACTCAGAACACCGACTAGCCGCAGAACAATTTAGAGAATTATTATCAACGTATATAAACTCAGAGGATATTATCAATATAGGTGCATATAAACGTGGTTCCTCTAAGGAAATTGACAATGCGATAAGCTTTTATCCTAAACTAATTCAGTATTTGAAGCAAAATACAAGTGATAAAATTAGTAGTCAAGAAAGTGTGACGAGCTTACTTCGCTTAATAGAAAAAGGTGAATAG